In Oligoflexia bacterium, the following are encoded in one genomic region:
- a CDS encoding glycosyltransferase family 39 protein, translating into MTKRLFIIAIGAVSVLGFLLRFFMSIDPSIWADEGQHVWIVGVNHWYEMRKVYETTAHDQPFGLYLALYLWKNIFGWSQVAMRCFSVFFSSISIPVIAGYAYKLFDKKSISIVAALLLCFSPVSVRYGYDITPYAFVQFFAVISTGQFLYAIKTEKYGFSMQHVLINMCLLNIHYFSYFFVFAQTVVFLFFLYKSNWELIVNKLIYPCLFYVFASLPMLLLFNPVIAKGNHWWIGLENKNSLAVFSNLILYKDVFAWLVLSGVIGLLIRKQYLEKKTKNLVLSYSTIALNGIMLLTVFVAGIFTWKVSGNERYYIALLPSIVLLFSFLFMSFEKKHLAYIFCTLVIGLFIYDAYKNLPRQNYQDFDSALNFVRKDSFENNATNEIIFIPECCRWGIYYYQAQKKIAIKSLALSLVDFINNQSQSESMINKLKAEGYQKIYTLLYYESLKHKQRVINTMNQYARLTDEKKFKGVSVLVHSIE; encoded by the coding sequence ATGACAAAAAGATTATTCATCATTGCTATAGGAGCAGTCAGTGTTTTAGGGTTTTTGCTGCGATTTTTTATGTCAATTGATCCAAGTATTTGGGCGGATGAAGGTCAACATGTCTGGATAGTGGGGGTCAACCATTGGTATGAAATGAGAAAAGTTTATGAAACCACAGCCCACGATCAACCATTTGGTTTGTATTTGGCTTTGTATTTATGGAAAAACATATTTGGCTGGAGTCAAGTGGCCATGCGTTGTTTCTCTGTGTTTTTTTCATCCATCAGTATTCCAGTGATTGCTGGATATGCCTATAAATTGTTTGATAAAAAAAGTATCAGTATCGTAGCGGCACTCCTTTTGTGCTTTTCTCCTGTTTCGGTTCGCTACGGTTATGATATTACGCCATATGCTTTTGTACAATTTTTTGCCGTGATTTCTACGGGACAGTTTTTGTATGCCATAAAAACAGAAAAATATGGTTTTAGCATGCAACATGTACTGATTAATATGTGTTTGTTGAATATTCATTATTTTTCTTATTTTTTTGTGTTTGCACAAACAGTAGTTTTTTTATTCTTTTTGTATAAAAGCAACTGGGAGCTTATTGTCAATAAACTGATCTACCCTTGTTTGTTTTATGTTTTTGCTTCCTTACCCATGCTTCTTTTGTTTAATCCTGTCATTGCCAAAGGCAATCATTGGTGGATTGGGTTGGAAAATAAAAATAGTCTAGCGGTTTTTAGTAATCTTATTTTGTACAAAGATGTGTTTGCATGGTTGGTTTTATCTGGTGTTATAGGTCTTCTTATTAGAAAACAATACCTAGAAAAAAAGACTAAAAATCTAGTATTAAGTTATTCAACGATTGCATTGAATGGCATTATGTTATTAACGGTCTTTGTTGCCGGAATATTTACTTGGAAAGTTTCTGGTAATGAGCGTTATTACATAGCCTTGTTGCCAAGTATTGTATTGTTATTTTCATTTTTATTCATGAGTTTTGAAAAAAAACATCTTGCTTATATTTTTTGTACACTGGTTATTGGGCTATTTATTTACGATGCTTATAAAAACTTACCCAGACAAAACTACCAAGATTTTGATTCAGCCTTGAACTTTGTAAGAAAGGATAGTTTTGAAAACAATGCTACAAATGAAATTATATTTATTCCAGAATGTTGTCGTTGGGGTATTTACTATTATCAAGCACAAAAAAAGATTGCTATTAAAAGTTTGGCATTGAGCTTAGTGGATTTCATCAACAACCAAAGTCAATCAGAGAGCATGATCAATAAGTTAAAAGCAGAGGGCTATCAAAAAATTTATACGCTTCTTTATTATGAAAGTTTAAAACACAAACAAAGAGTCATAAATACAATGAATCAATATGCGCGTCTGACAGATGAAAAAAAATTTAAAGGAGTTTCAGTTTTAGTGCACTCAATAGAGTAG
- a CDS encoding ABC transporter permease translates to MLNKQHIQLLYYLSIKELKEKYKQSSLGMIWMLVVPFVTMSTFYIIFSFFFPIAIEQYPLYLISGLIPWFFISFSVQHGVYVMANNGNLIKKIAFPRFLLPLSITCSNAITYLISMLILIIAAYALNYPIMLKKIVFLPVLFLLTTLFCASLAMILGYLYVFYRDLGPISELFIFILFYATPIFYNLDMIAKELHPFIYLNPVAVFIDLHHSVFLNAYAISPLKLCIVLFWTVLFLYLAKLVYTHKNPIIADYSKS, encoded by the coding sequence TTGCTTAACAAACAACATATTCAACTGCTTTATTACCTCTCAATAAAAGAACTCAAAGAAAAATACAAACAATCTTCTTTGGGTATGATTTGGATGCTTGTTGTACCCTTTGTGACCATGAGCACTTTTTATATAATTTTTAGCTTTTTCTTTCCTATTGCTATTGAGCAGTATCCTTTGTATCTCATCAGTGGGCTTATACCTTGGTTTTTTATTTCTTTTTCTGTTCAACATGGTGTGTATGTGATGGCCAACAATGGCAATCTTATAAAAAAAATTGCCTTCCCAAGGTTTTTACTCCCTTTATCCATCACCTGTTCCAATGCCATCACTTATCTTATTTCCATGTTAATTTTAATTATAGCTGCTTACGCATTGAATTATCCCATTATGCTTAAAAAAATAGTGTTTCTCCCCGTTTTATTTCTGTTAACAACATTGTTTTGCGCAAGTTTGGCTATGATTTTAGGTTATTTGTATGTGTTTTATCGTGATCTTGGACCCATCAGTGAACTCTTTATTTTTATATTATTTTATGCAACGCCTATTTTTTACAACCTTGATATGATTGCAAAAGAACTTCACCCATTCATTTACTTAAATCCAGTTGCTGTATTTATTGATTTACACCACAGTGTTTTCTTAAATGCTTATGCAATCTCTCCGCTTAAATTGTGCATTGTATTGTTTTGGACAGTATTGTTTTTATATCTTGCAAAACTGGTTTACACCCATAAAAACCCTATCATTGCTGATTATTCAAAATCATGA
- a CDS encoding glycosyltransferase, with translation MSKLRILALNSLSPQHGSTIRFNLIVQYLKPHFSNIRIPQAQNKILKTFAYFLWQSLSAPYDILFIQKFNPITLACILIARLRFKYVWVDWDDLDHDMQKSEFFEYMVKTSEKIGPKLAHLITSHSNSILGYAPYKKTYFLPQTIDDELFQLQHKPKDNPCFIKLGYHINPSAKLIGYMCTFTHGGMLDLPNILDVWRQIHSYNKNVYFILLAGGPFEKLAKHLINISGLSEKVIVTGFLEKKDVSKWLKQLDMAHIYLSPRPANYARVSLKLCEYLALGVPTLGQCLGESEIQLGKWIMLCNKEDMAQRSLLYLGDPSLSTKHLQFTWPSTQQNVAKLAEYIKTKYNKPND, from the coding sequence GTGTCTAAACTACGGATTTTAGCTCTTAATAGTTTAAGCCCACAACATGGCTCCACAATAAGATTTAATCTTATTGTTCAATACCTCAAGCCACACTTTTCAAACATACGCATTCCTCAAGCGCAAAATAAAATACTCAAAACCTTTGCATATTTTTTATGGCAAAGTCTTAGTGCACCTTATGACATCTTGTTTATACAAAAATTTAACCCCATTACACTTGCTTGTATCTTAATTGCTCGTTTAAGATTTAAATATGTTTGGGTTGATTGGGATGACTTAGATCATGATATGCAAAAGTCTGAGTTTTTTGAATACATGGTCAAAACTTCAGAAAAAATTGGTCCAAAACTAGCTCATCTTATTACATCACACAGTAATTCAATCTTAGGCTATGCCCCCTATAAAAAAACTTATTTTTTACCTCAAACCATTGATGATGAGTTATTTCAGTTGCAACATAAACCAAAAGACAACCCTTGCTTTATAAAACTTGGTTATCATATTAATCCTAGTGCAAAACTGATTGGCTACATGTGCACCTTCACTCACGGTGGAATGCTAGATTTACCCAACATTTTAGATGTGTGGCGACAAATTCACAGTTACAATAAAAATGTTTATTTTATTTTGTTGGCGGGTGGTCCTTTTGAAAAACTTGCTAAACACTTAATTAATATCAGTGGTTTATCAGAAAAAGTTATAGTAACCGGGTTTCTTGAAAAAAAAGATGTTAGCAAATGGCTAAAACAACTGGACATGGCCCATATCTACTTATCACCCCGCCCAGCAAACTACGCTAGAGTATCTTTAAAACTATGTGAATATCTAGCATTGGGCGTCCCAACTTTAGGTCAATGCCTGGGTGAATCAGAAATCCAGTTGGGTAAATGGATCATGCTGTGTAACAAAGAGGATATGGCCCAAAGAAGTTTACTTTATCTTGGTGATCCATCTTTAAGCACAAAACATTTACAATTCACATGGCCAAGTACACAACAAAATGTTGCAAAATTAGCAGAATACATAAAAACCAAGTACAACAAACCCAATGACTGA
- a CDS encoding FAD-dependent oxidoreductase, with the protein MTDLSSASKPSQQKTIAIFGAGMAGLSAASELAKKGYHVDVYEQNPQIAGLAATFKDDDGFMYDNGPRFIFSSLAKKIGILDQCFKVKYYEHLYVKERFYEFPFGFVKNPLYCLSAGSAMVLRNFKPSAKNLQQYLYQYYGKYFSKSVLQPLIEKWAGMPAQNMSLDFASRLLPTNIKYILHQIMRKVRKGITKDYFREDRYIVYPKQTNALIFETLANTPGVHVHLNHKLEHLEIDNKKITSATVNGKKITADAYLSTIPINHLAHQLKKNGIDSAWDKLHYRGIVILFIKLRQKQVLQGLWSWFPEDKYAFYRVSEFKNALAHMAPKDKTLIAVEFACQEEDQLFNMNADQLLDQCFNDLNKIYGLDREKIIGLSLNRSPQAYPVLSQKNKEIFSYIDHVTPVNNLFIAGRTGTFQYRMLERTHESGLEAAKYLENFLEEKNIHTLKNSKQSYDQYGRPNIIPE; encoded by the coding sequence ATGACTGACCTATCTTCCGCTTCAAAACCATCTCAACAAAAGACCATTGCTATTTTTGGAGCTGGCATGGCTGGTCTTTCTGCTGCAAGCGAACTGGCAAAAAAAGGTTACCATGTGGATGTCTATGAACAAAACCCACAAATTGCAGGCTTAGCGGCAACCTTTAAGGATGATGATGGTTTTATGTATGATAATGGCCCACGTTTTATTTTTTCCAGCCTGGCCAAAAAAATAGGCATTCTAGATCAATGTTTTAAAGTAAAATATTATGAACACCTTTATGTAAAAGAACGTTTTTACGAATTTCCATTTGGTTTTGTTAAAAACCCTTTGTATTGCCTCTCCGCTGGTTCAGCCATGGTTTTAAGAAACTTTAAACCCAGTGCAAAAAACCTACAACAATACTTGTACCAATACTATGGTAAATATTTCTCAAAATCTGTCTTACAACCCCTAATAGAAAAATGGGCTGGTATGCCAGCTCAAAATATGTCCCTAGATTTTGCTTCCAGGCTTTTGCCCACCAATATTAAATATATCTTGCATCAAATCATGCGCAAAGTAAGAAAGGGCATCACCAAAGACTACTTTAGGGAAGATCGTTACATTGTTTATCCTAAACAAACCAATGCCCTTATTTTTGAAACTTTAGCCAACACGCCAGGCGTTCATGTTCATCTCAATCATAAACTAGAACATTTAGAAATTGATAACAAAAAAATCACTTCCGCTACTGTTAATGGTAAAAAAATTACTGCTGATGCCTATTTAAGCACCATTCCCATCAATCACTTGGCTCATCAGCTTAAAAAAAATGGTATTGATAGCGCGTGGGACAAGCTTCATTACCGAGGCATTGTAATTTTATTCATTAAACTTAGACAAAAACAGGTTTTGCAAGGTCTTTGGTCTTGGTTTCCAGAAGATAAGTATGCTTTTTACAGAGTTAGCGAATTTAAAAATGCTTTGGCACATATGGCACCAAAAGATAAAACTCTTATTGCCGTTGAGTTTGCTTGCCAGGAAGAAGATCAACTTTTTAACATGAATGCAGATCAACTTTTGGACCAGTGTTTTAATGATTTAAATAAAATCTATGGTTTAGACCGAGAAAAAATCATAGGCTTATCCTTAAATAGAAGCCCACAAGCATACCCTGTTTTAAGTCAAAAAAATAAAGAAATCTTTTCTTATATTGATCATGTCACCCCAGTAAACAATCTTTTTATTGCTGGCAGAACGGGAACCTTTCAATACAGAATGTTGGAACGTACGCATGAAAGTGGTTTAGAGGCGGCAAAATACCTTGAAAACTTCTTGGAAGAAAAAAACATCCATACGCTAAAGAATAGCAAACAAAGCTATGATCAATATGGTAGGCCCAACATTATCCCTGAATAA
- a CDS encoding glycosyltransferase, producing MYQNATTPNIELSVIIPSYKRCHLLKNLLKQIIEHASEKSSKPLPLFEVIVVDDGSPNLSEKETMLNELDFPFPFTFLKQKNAGPASARNHGLKYAKGKFIAFLDDDAIPEKNWFYEIIQGYEKNDNIAGISGKNITLNPQTITEKFLDHIQHLNQHQYKEDGSVAYMCTVNCSFKKSVLDQVKGFDESFRYPAGEDMDISFRVRKLGYIFQHNEDAIVFHKHRQSLFQLYKMFFLTGRGTYKCVAHNSDFDQSFTDEFSFKIVKVLRSLKNTLLDVIKTFVKNTLSSIKHRKLEFHPTLFLIMNMISLFFYQMGRFYEKIFGSKPSID from the coding sequence ATGTATCAAAATGCAACCACACCCAATATTGAACTCTCAGTTATTATACCCAGCTATAAGCGTTGTCATTTGCTAAAAAACTTGCTCAAACAAATCATTGAACATGCATCTGAAAAATCATCTAAACCTTTGCCTCTATTTGAAGTGATTGTTGTCGACGACGGCTCCCCTAATCTTAGTGAAAAAGAAACCATGCTTAATGAGCTCGATTTCCCTTTTCCTTTTACTTTTTTAAAACAAAAAAATGCGGGCCCAGCATCTGCCAGAAATCATGGTTTAAAATATGCTAAGGGTAAGTTTATTGCTTTTTTAGATGATGATGCCATACCTGAAAAAAATTGGTTTTATGAAATCATTCAAGGCTATGAAAAGAACGATAATATTGCAGGAATTTCCGGAAAAAACATCACCTTAAACCCTCAAACCATAACTGAAAAATTTTTAGACCATATTCAACACCTTAATCAACATCAATATAAAGAAGATGGCAGTGTTGCCTATATGTGCACCGTTAACTGTTCTTTTAAAAAATCTGTACTGGATCAAGTCAAGGGTTTTGATGAAAGCTTTAGATATCCGGCAGGTGAAGATATGGATATATCTTTTAGGGTTAGAAAGTTAGGCTATATTTTTCAACACAATGAAGATGCTATTGTTTTTCACAAACACCGACAAAGTTTATTCCAACTGTATAAAATGTTTTTCTTAACTGGTAGAGGCACCTATAAATGTGTTGCTCACAACTCAGATTTTGACCAAAGCTTCACGGATGAATTTTCTTTTAAAATTGTTAAAGTTTTAAGAAGTTTAAAAAACACCCTGCTTGATGTTATTAAAACTTTTGTTAAGAATACGCTCTCATCAATTAAACATAGAAAATTAGAATTTCACCCCACCTTATTTTTAATCATGAATATGATCAGTCTATTTTTTTATCAAATGGGCCGCTTTTATGAAAAAATTTTTGGCTCTAAGCCATCAATAGATTGA
- a CDS encoding TonB-dependent receptor, whose amino-acid sequence MHFTYTSLKYFIVACVCLCLFTDAGYATGLSKSVNVGPKAIGMGGAFVGIADDATAIYHNPAGITQLDGHHFYIGADSLLAKSDFTPEGDSTESAKKELLPVPSFSFVSSIAKPLYVGVGVFFPHGNGGKFPSDSAVISHPNEGKIYSMEIIPTVAYKSDFGLSIGAGFRIVRIQNELKGQFVDLDPNNPGTVIDTIESLDVNGWAMGASFGVFYKPIKQFSVGANLRSIVEKGIDGTIKTTSGGPINGLTGSTNNDVSINQTLPMTLNAGFGFYPTDKLTLGLAYQFEKNDAIKEYTVDINDGALSQTFAQNWENTHTIHVGADYKATDALSVRAGYAKDFNDAIPDEVINRIIADIAAHEISAGAAYQLKNLNIGLTWNGRFGERDTTAAGNNPVDGNYKAFIHSISLGLGYKI is encoded by the coding sequence ATGCATTTTACCTATACATCATTGAAATACTTTATTGTGGCTTGCGTATGTCTATGTCTGTTTACTGACGCTGGATATGCAACAGGCCTATCAAAATCTGTTAATGTTGGACCCAAAGCCATTGGTATGGGTGGTGCCTTTGTTGGTATTGCTGATGATGCAACAGCCATTTATCACAACCCAGCCGGGATTACCCAGTTGGATGGGCATCATTTTTATATTGGCGCAGACTCTCTTCTTGCTAAATCAGACTTTACTCCAGAAGGTGATTCTACTGAAAGTGCTAAAAAAGAACTTTTGCCTGTGCCCAGTTTTTCTTTTGTTAGTAGCATAGCCAAACCCCTGTATGTGGGTGTGGGTGTGTTTTTTCCACATGGTAACGGTGGCAAATTTCCTTCTGATTCAGCTGTAATATCTCATCCCAATGAAGGCAAGATTTATTCTATGGAAATCATCCCCACAGTGGCGTATAAATCTGACTTTGGCTTAAGCATTGGCGCTGGCTTCCGTATTGTTAGAATACAAAATGAACTCAAAGGCCAATTTGTTGACCTTGATCCAAATAACCCCGGCACCGTCATTGACACCATTGAAAGTTTAGATGTTAATGGTTGGGCTATGGGGGCCAGTTTTGGTGTATTTTATAAACCCATCAAACAATTTTCTGTGGGTGCAAACTTACGCTCTATTGTAGAAAAAGGGATTGACGGTACCATCAAAACTACCAGCGGTGGTCCAATCAATGGCTTAACTGGCAGCACCAACAACGATGTCAGCATAAATCAAACTTTACCCATGACTCTAAATGCAGGTTTTGGTTTTTACCCAACGGATAAGTTAACCCTGGGTTTAGCCTACCAATTTGAAAAAAATGACGCCATAAAAGAATATACCGTGGATATCAACGACGGCGCTTTAAGCCAAACATTTGCACAAAACTGGGAAAACACCCATACCATTCATGTGGGTGCTGATTACAAAGCAACCGATGCTTTATCGGTCAGAGCAGGTTATGCTAAGGACTTCAATGATGCAATCCCTGATGAAGTTATTAACCGTATTATTGCTGACATAGCTGCGCATGAAATTTCTGCAGGTGCCGCTTATCAATTAAAAAACCTAAACATTGGCTTAACTTGGAACGGTCGCTTTGGTGAAAGAGACACCACTGCAGCAGGAAATAACCCAGTTGATGGCAACTACAAAGCTTTCATCCATTCTATTTCATTAGGTCTTGGATATAAAATATAA